One Arcobacter sp. FWKO B genomic window, AACCCTTTAGAGTGGATGGATAGAAGTTGGATAAAAACAAGAATTACAGATATTATTGATAGTGCAAAAAAGGCAATAGATACTAAATGAAACAAAGAACTATTAAAAAACCAATAGAAATTGTAGGAATAGGCTTACACAAAGGTGTTCCTGTGTCTATGAAACTAGAACCATTAGAGAGTGATATGGGTATAGTTTTTTATAGAAAAGATGAAGGTGTTAGTATCCCTTTACTTCCTGAGAATGTTGTAGATACAAAAATGGCTACTGTAATAGGTAAAAATGGTATAAAGATTTCAACAATAGAACATTTATTATCAGCTATTTATGCATATGGAATAGATAATTTAAGAATTGTACTTGATAATGATGAGGTACCAGTTCTTGATGGTAGCAGTAGTGGATATTGTATGTTAATAGATGAAGTAGGGATAAAAGAGCTCGACAAAACAAAAAAAGTAATGATTATAAAAAAAGAGATAACTGTAAAAGATGGAAATAAGTTTGTAACACTAAAACCCTCTGGAAATATTATTTTTGATTTTGCTATAAAGTTTGACCATCCTGTTATTGGAGAGCAACAATATCACTTTGACTATAGTTTAAAAGAGTATAAAGAAAATATTTCAAGAGCAAGAACTTTTGGCTTTTTGCATGAAGTTCAATATCTAAGAAGTGTAGGATTGGCTCTTGGTGGAAGTCTTGAAAACGCTATAGTTTTAGATGAAAATAAAGTTTTAAATCCTGAAGGTTTAAGATATGATGATGAGTTTGTAAGACATAAAATACTTGATGCAATAGGTGACTTATCTCTTCTTGGCTATACTGTAGTTGGAGAGTACAATGCAATGGCTGGAAGTCATCATCTAAATCACTTACTTACTAAAAAAGTATTAGAATCAAAAGAAAACTATGAAATAGTTGATTTGGAAGTTGCTATAGCTCATCAAGAGATGTTTGAGGTAGCATATGCAAGAAGTTGAAGTAGTAGTTATATCTATTTCTTCACCTCTTTTGGTTGGTGTATATTTTAACAAAGAACTAAAAGATACTTATGTTAAAGATGGAAAGACAAGTGATATATTAGCTGAAATTTTTGATGATATTTTAAAAAAATATCAAGTTTTATCTATTTATTATGTAAATGGACCTGGAAGTTATATGTCTATTAAGGTTAGTTACATATTTTTAAAAACATTATCTATAGTACAAAATAGTAAACTTTTTGCAGTAAGTGGATTTGAATTTAATGAAAATTCACCTATTAAGGCAATAGGGAAGAAATATTTTATACAAAAAGATGATAAAATATCTTTAACAGAATTGAATGATTTAGCAATACATAGTTTTGAATTACCAAGTAGTTTACAAAATATAAAGATAAGTTTAGATAATCTTCCAAACTATGTTTTACCAGCGGTATAATAAAGGAGTTAAGTGTTAAAAGTTAGTGTTCCAGCAACAAGTGCCAATTTAGGGCCAGGTTTTGATACATTGGGTGTTGCAGTAGGTCTTAGAAATACAGTAGTTATTAAGCCATCGAAATTTCATAGTGTATCTTTAAAAGGGGAAGGTGCAAATAACCCTGTTTTAAAAGATAATAATATGTTTATATCAATATTTAATGATTTTTATAACAATTTAAGCACTAGGGGACAGTTCTATAGATTTGAGTTTTTTAATGAAATTCCAATTTCAAGAGGTCTTGGAAGCTCATCAGCTGTAATAGTAAGTGCTATAGCCTCAGCATATGCAATCGCTGGGATAAGACTAAGCCGTCACAAGTTATTAAATCTAGCTCTTGCATATGAGTCACATCCTGATAATATAACTCCAGCAGTAATGGGTGGATTTAATGTGGCAACTATAAATGATAATGAAGTGAAATATATCAAAAAGGATATGCCAAATAATCTAAGT contains:
- the lpxC gene encoding UDP-3-O-acyl-N-acetylglucosamine deacetylase, translating into MKQRTIKKPIEIVGIGLHKGVPVSMKLEPLESDMGIVFYRKDEGVSIPLLPENVVDTKMATVIGKNGIKISTIEHLLSAIYAYGIDNLRIVLDNDEVPVLDGSSSGYCMLIDEVGIKELDKTKKVMIIKKEITVKDGNKFVTLKPSGNIIFDFAIKFDHPVIGEQQYHFDYSLKEYKENISRARTFGFLHEVQYLRSVGLALGGSLENAIVLDENKVLNPEGLRYDDEFVRHKILDAIGDLSLLGYTVVGEYNAMAGSHHLNHLLTKKVLESKENYEIVDLEVAIAHQEMFEVAYARS
- the thrB gene encoding homoserine kinase codes for the protein MLKVSVPATSANLGPGFDTLGVAVGLRNTVVIKPSKFHSVSLKGEGANNPVLKDNNMFISIFNDFYNNLSTRGQFYRFEFFNEIPISRGLGSSSAVIVSAIASAYAIAGIRLSRHKLLNLALAYESHPDNITPAVMGGFNVATINDNEVKYIKKDMPNNLSAVVVIPNRPISTASSRKVLPFKYTKEDTVFNVSHSSLLTAAFMSEKWDMLREAAQDRMHQYFRMKQMPELFEVQKIALKNGALMSTLSGSGSTFFNLCYKNDAKRLSSILAKEFARFQVLTLDFDNDGIIVEN